In the genome of Paenibacillus pabuli, one region contains:
- a CDS encoding ATP-binding cassette domain-containing protein, whose protein sequence is MIKVDKLSFSFPQKELYNNISFTFEEAQHCAFIGTSGSGKSTLIDILMDPERYLFEGKLEIDPDCRIGYVSQFSQVDKTKEMTVFEYIGEEFIKIQDEITALYTEMATTSDMDSLLEKVQLALDAFEAMDGENFENTINKQLNLANLMKLKDLDVSELSGGEFKLIQVMKEMLSRPDLMIMDEPDVFLDFENLNALKKLINSHKGMLLVVTHNRYLLNHCFNKIIHLENTEIQEFDGRYIDYNFSLLQTKIELQEIAVAEAEEIERYDHIIDNLREIATYNSEASRGRALKARVKFQERLEARRIKEPFVDIKQPNIRFGIDKEMEDTVVVNVNNYSVSFDELLLEKVNFEIKSTDKVALIGPNGTGKTTLLREIFKNNQDSIEINADATLAYLSQFQGEMLKDSNTIINDFIDAGFQTYDEIRLHLVHYGFEGEILDQKIESLSGGEKNMLQLAKVAASQASVLLLDEPTSHLDIYSQIALEKAIEDYKGAILMISHDFYSVVNGMDYVLIIEDKTISKMSILEFRQMIYASHFDEDYLETEQKKKSVEMKIELALKDTNFELAKGLVDELEELIKLL, encoded by the coding sequence ATGATAAAAGTTGATAAATTATCCTTCTCGTTTCCACAAAAAGAACTATATAACAACATTTCATTTACGTTTGAAGAGGCACAACATTGCGCTTTTATCGGAACAAGTGGCAGTGGGAAAAGTACACTGATCGATATACTGATGGATCCTGAAAGATATTTGTTTGAGGGCAAGTTAGAGATAGACCCAGATTGCAGAATTGGATATGTGAGTCAGTTCTCGCAAGTAGATAAAACAAAAGAAATGACCGTCTTTGAATATATCGGAGAAGAATTCATCAAGATACAAGATGAAATCACAGCCCTTTATACGGAGATGGCCACCACGTCGGATATGGATTCGCTGCTAGAAAAGGTTCAATTGGCGTTGGATGCCTTCGAGGCGATGGATGGGGAAAATTTCGAAAACACCATTAATAAGCAGCTAAACCTGGCTAACCTCATGAAGCTAAAAGACCTTGATGTATCCGAACTAAGCGGCGGGGAATTCAAACTAATCCAAGTGATGAAAGAAATGCTTAGTCGTCCGGACTTAATGATCATGGACGAACCCGATGTATTTTTAGACTTCGAAAACCTGAATGCACTTAAAAAATTGATTAATTCCCACAAAGGAATGCTGCTCGTTGTGACGCACAACCGCTATCTGTTGAATCATTGTTTCAATAAAATTATACACCTTGAAAATACGGAGATCCAAGAGTTTGACGGGCGTTATATTGATTATAACTTCTCGCTGCTTCAGACGAAGATCGAGCTGCAAGAAATCGCGGTTGCTGAGGCTGAAGAAATTGAGAGATACGATCACATTATCGACAATCTTAGAGAGATCGCCACGTATAATTCGGAAGCCTCCAGAGGCAGAGCGCTAAAAGCCAGAGTCAAGTTTCAGGAGAGATTGGAAGCACGTCGAATAAAAGAGCCATTTGTCGATATCAAGCAGCCGAATATCCGTTTTGGTATCGATAAGGAAATGGAAGACACCGTTGTGGTTAACGTCAACAATTATAGCGTTTCCTTTGACGAGTTGCTTTTGGAAAAGGTGAACTTTGAGATCAAATCGACAGATAAAGTAGCCCTAATCGGTCCAAACGGCACCGGGAAAACGACTTTACTCCGAGAAATCTTTAAAAATAATCAGGATTCCATTGAAATAAATGCTGATGCTACATTGGCTTATTTATCTCAGTTTCAAGGCGAAATGCTCAAGGATTCGAATACCATAATTAACGACTTTATTGATGCTGGGTTTCAAACGTATGATGAGATTAGATTGCATCTTGTGCACTATGGCTTTGAAGGAGAAATCCTCGATCAGAAGATAGAATCTTTATCGGGTGGCGAAAAAAATATGCTTCAATTGGCCAAAGTTGCTGCCAGTCAAGCGAGCGTGTTGCTTTTGGATGAACCGACAAGCCATTTAGATATCTATTCACAAATCGCATTGGAAAAAGCTATTGAGGACTACAAAGGTGCGATTCTCATGATTTCTCATGATTTCTATTCGGTTGTGAATGGTATGGATTATGTTTTAATTATTGAGGACAAGACAATTAGTAAAATGAGTATACTAGAATTTAGACAGATGATTTATGCAAGTCATTTTGATGAAGACTATCTAGAAACTGAACAAAAGAAAAAGTCTGTTGAAATGAAAATCGAATTGGCTTTAAAAGATACTAATTTTGAACTTGCAAAAGGTTTGGTTGATGAGCTGGAAGAGCTGATTAAGTTGCTTTAA
- a CDS encoding methyl-accepting chemotaxis protein has protein sequence MRQTRKKKMDLRFKLYLIILVPLLAMGGLIMWTTIDSSKNASLMTMQYNNQQLAENTASQLGRESELIKTLSSTASEESNEYKSLRDELVKVRHQSGALYVYMYNKTSDGWIYTVDGADWDDQEYSPYGTAMEFNPQIQERLLNGEVITTGIVDDPTWGQLMSSFAPIKDSQGTVIGYLGVDISAVTVNQVSATSLNNAYRTIIPIFVVVLVLSLVMMLFVVKGILGQVRDIKSSLEQVADGNLKVVSKHMTNDQLGDISDLINVMVAQLTNILMGIQRGSNTLQYSSKNIAETAQTNLRQTEELSRAIEEIAIGSTKQAEETEQSVQHSESLGKIMDEVGSYVQEFTHTSEQLSAVQIQVTREHEVLLEKSRENAKRVEHQLEISSSLTTQSELASSISGQIHNILKQTQILSLNASIEAARAGEAGKGFAVVAGEMGQLAQQSERSIQEIDEILSSFVQEIHRMGSHFDANMVAVKEQEEQIADCLQTFRQVSRLSNEVHELAQRLESRTVDMHSIRQEVEQHLSYIASATEETSAMAEEVTASAVEQQQSANELSNISGQLASLAGNLKSYSDQFQIELHKSDS, from the coding sequence GTGAGACAGACTCGCAAGAAAAAGATGGATTTAAGGTTCAAACTGTATCTGATCATTCTGGTTCCGCTGCTGGCCATGGGTGGTCTAATCATGTGGACCACCATCGACTCCAGTAAAAATGCTTCATTAATGACCATGCAGTATAACAATCAGCAGCTGGCTGAGAATACCGCTTCTCAATTAGGCCGGGAATCGGAATTAATCAAGACATTATCCTCTACTGCTTCGGAGGAGAGCAACGAATACAAAAGTCTTAGAGACGAACTCGTTAAAGTTAGGCATCAATCGGGTGCCTTATATGTTTATATGTATAACAAAACTTCGGACGGGTGGATCTACACCGTGGATGGGGCGGATTGGGACGATCAGGAATACAGCCCATACGGGACTGCTATGGAATTCAATCCCCAGATTCAGGAACGCTTGCTAAATGGTGAAGTCATCACAACAGGCATTGTAGACGATCCAACCTGGGGGCAGCTAATGTCCTCCTTTGCACCAATCAAGGATTCACAAGGTACTGTTATTGGTTACCTGGGTGTTGATATTTCTGCTGTAACAGTGAATCAAGTCTCTGCGACATCCCTGAATAATGCTTATCGGACCATTATTCCGATTTTTGTAGTTGTACTGGTTCTATCTTTGGTAATGATGCTATTCGTAGTAAAAGGCATTCTCGGACAAGTACGCGATATTAAGTCAAGCCTCGAACAAGTTGCTGATGGGAATCTCAAAGTCGTGTCCAAACATATGACAAATGATCAGCTCGGTGACATCAGTGATTTGATTAATGTCATGGTTGCCCAATTGACGAACATTCTGATGGGAATACAGCGAGGATCCAATACCTTGCAGTACTCCTCGAAAAATATTGCGGAAACGGCTCAAACGAACCTGCGTCAGACCGAAGAACTTTCCAGAGCGATCGAAGAAATTGCCATAGGGTCTACGAAACAGGCCGAAGAGACTGAACAATCCGTCCAGCACTCAGAGAGTCTCGGCAAAATAATGGATGAAGTAGGTTCATATGTACAGGAGTTTACCCATACTTCAGAGCAGTTATCTGCTGTGCAAATACAAGTTACACGTGAACATGAGGTTTTGCTTGAAAAGAGCCGCGAGAATGCGAAACGTGTTGAGCATCAGCTGGAAATTTCCAGTTCACTGACGACTCAATCGGAACTCGCTTCCTCCATTAGCGGACAAATACACAACATTTTAAAACAAACTCAAATTCTATCGCTGAATGCTTCAATCGAGGCAGCCCGCGCTGGCGAAGCGGGAAAAGGCTTTGCGGTTGTTGCTGGTGAAATGGGACAGCTAGCTCAGCAATCCGAACGTTCGATCCAGGAGATTGATGAGATCCTGAGTTCATTTGTTCAAGAGATACATCGTATGGGCAGTCATTTTGATGCGAATATGGTGGCAGTCAAGGAACAGGAAGAACAGATCGCTGATTGCCTCCAGACGTTCAGACAGGTTAGCCGCTTATCGAACGAAGTGCACGAGCTGGCTCAACGTTTGGAAAGCCGTACGGTGGATATGCACTCTATTCGTCAGGAAGTGGAGCAGCACTTGAGCTATATTGCTTCCGCAACCGAGGAAACTTCAGCCATGGCCGAAGAAGTCACGGCAAGTGCTGTAGAGCAGCAGCAGTCGGCGAACGAATTGTCAAACATCTCCGGGCAGCTCGCCAGCCTTGCAGGGAACCTCAAATCATATTCTGATCAATTTCAGATCGAACTCCATAAATCAGATTCATAA
- a CDS encoding alpha/beta hydrolase family protein, with amino-acid sequence MRLFELLLFLSNIGLFALTFLLKKGRPRIPLFVASGIATLLLVIHWTVEGYRVQLLSSYCITIIFLATSGYSYFRKKGPKKISRFLLGLANTAIAIMLGVTAGLMYAFPVFNLPEPDGEFKIGMQTFHLMDRNREEIFDDVKDGKRELMVQIWYPVQAGTGKYAPFIPDTPILRYMAANYGLPEFTLQHLKYVSSHAYSGAEVSSAQTSYPLILANPGFGSSRFLHTSQAENLASHGYIVAVIDHTYNTFATEFPDGRITTSTTNDLFSPNDDYRTGRESRDKLGKVLTDDVAFVLDQFELIQSGQIPSPLKGRIDLGHVGVFGHSIGGATAYDASYDPRIAVGIDLDGGLYRLRDREDLQKPFLFINSESYFEELNRVINNRVYTDAELNRMGSTREWMDQVTEDKKLELERMRETVDEGGQILYIENTEHLNFADVQFISPVFKMLGITGKIDPERANSVINAYMLDFFDMYLKNQGGVLIKGPDNRFPEVKFATSLIKYNLLFF; translated from the coding sequence ATGAGGCTGTTTGAACTGTTGCTTTTTTTGTCAAACATCGGATTGTTTGCATTAACATTCTTATTAAAAAAGGGACGGCCCAGAATTCCTCTATTCGTTGCAAGCGGGATCGCCACACTTTTACTGGTCATTCATTGGACAGTAGAAGGATACAGAGTTCAGTTATTATCCTCTTATTGCATAACGATCATTTTTTTAGCTACTTCAGGTTATAGCTATTTTAGAAAAAAAGGCCCAAAAAAAATCTCACGATTCTTGTTGGGCTTAGCTAATACCGCTATAGCGATAATGCTGGGCGTGACAGCGGGTCTAATGTATGCTTTTCCTGTATTTAATCTACCTGAGCCGGATGGGGAATTTAAGATAGGAATGCAAACTTTTCATCTCATGGATAGAAACAGGGAAGAGATTTTCGACGATGTCAAAGATGGTAAAAGAGAGTTGATGGTTCAGATATGGTATCCGGTTCAAGCTGGCACCGGCAAGTACGCTCCCTTTATTCCCGATACTCCAATTTTACGTTATATGGCCGCGAACTATGGCCTTCCTGAGTTTACTCTTCAGCACTTGAAGTACGTGTCCAGTCATGCTTATTCGGGAGCCGAAGTCTCCTCGGCACAGACTTCATATCCGTTGATCCTTGCGAATCCCGGCTTCGGATCGTCCAGGTTCCTCCATACGTCGCAAGCTGAGAATCTCGCGAGTCACGGATATATCGTGGCAGTGATCGATCACACCTACAATACATTTGCAACCGAGTTTCCGGACGGTCGAATCACGACCAGCACAACCAACGACTTATTCTCGCCCAACGATGATTACCGAACAGGAAGAGAAAGTCGCGACAAGTTGGGAAAAGTTTTAACCGATGATGTGGCGTTTGTGTTGGACCAATTCGAGCTCATCCAATCGGGGCAAATTCCAAGTCCTTTAAAAGGGAGGATTGATCTTGGTCATGTTGGGGTGTTTGGTCATTCCATCGGCGGAGCAACGGCCTACGACGCTTCTTACGATCCGCGAATCGCTGTTGGAATAGATTTGGATGGAGGGCTGTATCGACTGCGTGACAGAGAGGATCTGCAAAAACCGTTTTTGTTCATCAATTCTGAAAGCTATTTCGAAGAATTAAACAGGGTAATAAATAATCGGGTCTACACAGATGCAGAGCTTAACCGGATGGGATCAACAAGAGAGTGGATGGATCAAGTAACGGAGGATAAAAAGTTGGAGCTTGAACGGATGCGCGAAACGGTCGACGAAGGGGGACAAATCCTGTATATCGAAAATACAGAACATTTGAATTTTGCCGACGTACAGTTCATTTCTCCGGTTTTCAAAATGCTGGGCATTACAGGAAAGATTGATCCAGAAAGAGCGAACTCCGTTATCAATGCATATATGCTGGATTTCTTCGATATGTATCTGAAAAATCAAGGCGGAGTCTTAATAAAAGGACCGGATAACCGCTTTCCGGAGGTGAAGTTCGCAACATCGCTAATTAAGTACAACTTACTTTTCTTCTAA